The following coding sequences lie in one Pseudoalteromonas sp. Scap06 genomic window:
- the rpoH gene encoding RNA polymerase sigma factor RpoH: protein MSKDLYAMALTVGQQSASMDGYLQAVSTIPMLKVEQEQELAKRLQEEGDLSAAKQLIMSHLRFVAHIAKSYSGYGLPQADLIQEGNIGLMKAVKRFDPSVGVRLVSFAVHWIKAEIHEFVLKNWRIVKVATTKAQRKLFFNLRKNKKRLGWFNQAEVSTVASELGVSEKEVREMESRMSGQDMGFDLTGDDNDDAPTSTYSPVQYLTDGSADLADDIEQQQWQEQSHTRLFSALKTLDERSQDIVSARWLSDDKATLQELAEKYSVSAERVRQLEKTAMKKLQSAMS, encoded by the coding sequence ATGAGTAAAGATTTATACGCAATGGCACTTACAGTTGGGCAACAAAGCGCAAGTATGGACGGCTACCTTCAAGCTGTTAGTACTATTCCTATGCTTAAAGTTGAGCAAGAGCAGGAACTTGCAAAAAGACTTCAGGAAGAAGGCGATCTTAGTGCTGCAAAGCAACTCATTATGTCGCATTTGCGCTTTGTAGCGCACATAGCTAAAAGCTACTCGGGTTACGGGTTACCTCAAGCTGATTTAATTCAAGAAGGTAACATCGGACTGATGAAAGCAGTAAAACGTTTTGACCCATCAGTGGGTGTACGTTTGGTTTCATTTGCCGTTCATTGGATTAAAGCCGAAATTCATGAGTTTGTGCTTAAAAACTGGCGTATCGTTAAAGTGGCCACGACCAAAGCACAACGTAAATTGTTTTTTAACTTACGTAAAAATAAAAAGCGTTTAGGTTGGTTTAACCAAGCTGAAGTGAGCACAGTAGCTAGCGAGCTAGGTGTGAGTGAAAAAGAAGTACGTGAAATGGAATCGCGTATGAGCGGCCAAGACATGGGCTTTGATTTAACTGGCGACGATAATGATGACGCGCCAACTAGTACTTACTCACCGGTACAGTACTTAACCGATGGTTCTGCTGATTTAGCTGACGACATTGAACAGCAACAATGGCAAGAACAGTCACATACGCGTTTATTTAGCGCTTTGAAAACTCTTGATGAGCGTTCTCAAGATATTGTTAGTGCTCGTTGGTTGTCAGACGATAAAGCAACACTGCAAGAGCTGGCTGAAAAATACAGCGTATCAGCAGAGCGTGTTCGCCAGCTGGAAAAAACAGCAATGAAAAAATTACAAAGCGCGATGAGTTAG
- the ftsX gene encoding permease-like cell division protein FtsX: MSLLFKSRQNSNDKQKKSVFSGGYFFIINIFRQGVYSLGEMWRTPLASMMTIAVLGLSLTLPATLYLVVKNVQQVSSGFEQASEISLFVKENMSEKETQTLVKRLALYPEIQTVTFISRTEALDEFKEMSGFGQALEYLDTNPLPNVVLVTPTQRHSQPNAAKQLLKKLEAEREVDFGKLDIAWLERLNALLSLLKESVITIALLLLTSVTLIIGNTIRLSIMDKKEEIQVMKLVGATNTFIHAPFLWTGIWYGVIGGLFAFICVALMMWWLSAAVSSVAGVYQTSFTLIGLSLNEFGALVLLATSLGFIGSYLSVNRYISEIEPDKV, translated from the coding sequence ATGAGTTTACTGTTCAAAAGCCGTCAAAATAGTAATGATAAACAAAAAAAGTCAGTATTCTCTGGCGGTTACTTTTTTATTATTAATATTTTTCGCCAAGGTGTGTACAGCCTAGGAGAAATGTGGCGCACGCCATTGGCTTCAATGATGACCATTGCAGTACTCGGTTTGAGTTTAACCTTGCCCGCTACACTATATTTAGTGGTAAAAAATGTGCAGCAAGTGAGTAGTGGTTTTGAGCAAGCCAGCGAAATATCCTTGTTTGTAAAAGAAAATATGAGCGAGAAAGAAACGCAAACCTTAGTTAAACGCTTAGCGCTATATCCCGAAATACAAACTGTGACTTTTATTTCTCGCACTGAGGCTTTGGATGAGTTCAAAGAAATGTCTGGCTTTGGTCAGGCTTTAGAGTATTTAGATACCAACCCGTTACCGAATGTAGTTTTAGTCACACCAACACAACGACATAGCCAACCTAATGCAGCTAAGCAATTGCTTAAAAAACTTGAAGCCGAACGCGAAGTTGACTTTGGCAAGCTTGATATCGCTTGGCTTGAGCGCCTAAATGCATTACTAAGTTTGTTAAAAGAGAGTGTAATCACGATTGCGCTACTATTACTTACCTCAGTGACGCTAATTATAGGCAATACAATTCGTTTATCTATTATGGATAAAAAAGAAGAAATACAGGTGATGAAGCTAGTTGGGGCAACTAATACCTTTATACACGCTCCCTTTTTATGGACTGGCATTTGGTATGGTGTGATTGGCGGATTGTTTGCTTTTATATGCGTAGCATTAATGATGTGGTGGCTATCTGCTGCAGTAAGCAGTGTTGCAGGGGTGTATCAAACCAGTTTTACGCTAATAGGGCTTAGTCTTAATGAGTTTGGCGCGTTGGTATTACTTGCTACTAGTTTGGGTTTTATTGGTTCTTACTTATCGGTTAATCGTTACATCTCAGAAATAGAACCTGATAAGGTTTAG
- the ftsE gene encoding cell division ATP-binding protein FtsE, translated as MINFQQVSKTYAGGHRALEKVNFHIKPGELAFLTGHSGAGKSTLLKLISLMERPSAGNVFINGVDLNKLNSRQIPYARRDIGIIFQNHRLLERYTVFDNVALPLIIEGTHHKQIAKRVHGALDKVGLLDKVRCHPSTLSGGEQQRVGIARAIVNSPPILLADEPTGNLDPELSMEILRLFEDFNKHGTTVLIATHDLGLVSRMKYRSLTLHDGRMSQDPLAEGGL; from the coding sequence ATGATAAATTTTCAGCAAGTAAGTAAAACCTATGCCGGTGGACACCGTGCGCTTGAAAAAGTGAACTTTCATATAAAGCCTGGCGAATTGGCCTTTCTAACTGGTCACAGTGGGGCTGGTAAAAGTACACTATTAAAGCTTATTAGCTTAATGGAACGTCCTTCTGCAGGAAACGTGTTTATTAATGGCGTGGATTTAAATAAATTAAATTCCCGTCAAATTCCGTATGCACGTCGCGACATTGGTATTATTTTTCAAAATCATCGATTATTAGAGCGATATACGGTATTTGATAACGTTGCTTTGCCCTTAATTATTGAAGGGACTCACCACAAGCAAATTGCCAAACGTGTACATGGAGCGCTTGATAAAGTAGGCTTGTTAGATAAAGTGCGCTGTCACCCTTCTACACTTTCTGGTGGTGAACAACAACGAGTCGGGATTGCACGAGCCATCGTCAATTCGCCACCTATATTGCTAGCCGATGAACCTACCGGTAACTTAGACCCTGAATTATCAATGGAAATATTACGCCTGTTTGAAGACTTTAATAAACATGGCACCACGGTTTTAATTGCCACTCATGATTTGGGCTTAGTGTCACGGATGAAGTACCGCAGTTTAACGCTTCATGATGGACGAATGAGCCAAGATCCACTGGCTGAGGGGGGATTATGA
- the ftsY gene encoding signal recognition particle-docking protein FtsY: MAKKSKFMSWLGFGKSDKKQAEADKQQALANEQAEKAEQERLAAEKAEAERLQAEAERLEQARIAAEQAEAERLAQEQAEKAEQQIAAEKAETERLEQEKQAQAQRAAAAEKQAIEQANAELLAKQQADAEQQRQEQAQRLAEQEAQMLLEQERIAAEKAENDRLEQQRIAAEQAENERLEQQRIEAEQAENERLEQQRIAAEQAENERLEQQRIGAEQAENERLEQQRIAAEHERLEQQRIATEQAENERLEQQRIAAEQAENERLEQQRIAAEQAENERLEQQRIAAEKAENERLEQQRIAAEQAESERLEQQRIAAEEEAERLEQQRLTAELAEEEAKKAEKPKKEGFFSRLKKGLLKTRVNIGSGFSSIFSGKKIDDELFEELETQLLTADLGVDTTMKLIDNLTDAADRKQLKDGDALYELMKQEMATMLKTAEQPLEIPADKKPFVILMVGVNGVGKTTTIGKMAKQFQNQGKSVMLAAGDTFRAAAVEQLQVWGERNSIPVIAQHTGADSASVVFDAFQAAKARNVDVLIADTAGRLQNKDNLMQELEKIARVMKKVDPDAPHEVMLTIDAGTGQNAISQVNLFNQCVGLTGITLSKLDGTAKGGVIFAVADKFNIPIRYIGVGESIDDLRTFKSDDFIDALFSQDEDDA, translated from the coding sequence ATGGCAAAAAAAAGTAAATTCATGTCGTGGCTCGGTTTTGGCAAGTCAGATAAAAAACAAGCAGAAGCTGATAAACAACAAGCATTAGCAAACGAGCAGGCAGAAAAAGCCGAACAGGAGCGCTTAGCAGCAGAGAAGGCCGAGGCAGAGCGTTTGCAAGCTGAAGCCGAACGTTTAGAACAAGCCCGAATTGCAGCTGAACAAGCTGAAGCAGAACGTTTAGCGCAAGAGCAAGCTGAAAAAGCCGAACAACAAATAGCTGCCGAAAAAGCAGAGACAGAGCGTTTAGAGCAAGAAAAACAGGCGCAAGCACAACGCGCTGCGGCAGCAGAAAAACAAGCGATTGAACAAGCTAACGCTGAGCTATTGGCTAAACAACAGGCAGATGCCGAGCAGCAAAGACAAGAGCAAGCTCAACGTTTAGCAGAACAAGAAGCGCAAATGTTGTTAGAGCAAGAGCGTATAGCAGCTGAAAAAGCTGAGAATGATCGCCTAGAACAACAACGTATTGCGGCTGAACAAGCTGAGAATGAGCGTTTAGAGCAACAGCGCATTGAAGCAGAACAAGCTGAGAATGAGCGTTTAGAGCAACAGCGCATAGCAGCAGAACAAGCTGAGAATGAGCGTTTAGAGCAACAGCGTATTGGAGCAGAACAAGCTGAGAATGAGCGCTTAGAACAACAGCGTATTGCGGCTGAGCATGAGCGTTTAGAACAACAGCGTATTGCAACAGAACAAGCTGAAAACGAGCGCTTAGAACAACAGCGTATTGCTGCAGAGCAAGCTGAGAATGAGCGTTTAGAGCAACAGCGTATTGCAGCAGAGCAAGCTGAGAATGAGCGTTTAGAACAACAGCGTATTGCAGCAGAAAAAGCTGAGAATGAGCGTTTAGAGCAACAGCGTATTGCAGCAGAACAAGCAGAGAGTGAGCGTTTAGAACAACAGCGTATTGCAGCTGAAGAAGAGGCTGAACGCCTAGAGCAACAGCGACTGACCGCAGAGCTTGCAGAGGAAGAAGCAAAGAAAGCGGAAAAACCTAAAAAAGAAGGCTTTTTCTCTCGTCTCAAAAAAGGCTTACTTAAAACTCGAGTTAATATTGGCTCTGGTTTTTCGTCAATTTTTAGCGGTAAAAAAATTGACGACGAATTATTTGAAGAGCTAGAGACTCAGTTACTTACTGCTGATCTCGGTGTTGATACCACCATGAAGCTTATTGATAATTTAACTGATGCAGCCGATCGCAAGCAACTTAAAGATGGTGATGCGCTTTATGAGCTTATGAAACAAGAAATGGCAACTATGCTAAAAACAGCAGAGCAGCCTTTAGAAATACCAGCAGATAAAAAACCTTTTGTTATTTTAATGGTAGGGGTAAACGGCGTAGGTAAAACCACCACCATTGGTAAAATGGCCAAGCAATTCCAAAATCAAGGTAAGTCGGTCATGCTTGCTGCCGGTGATACTTTTAGAGCTGCAGCGGTAGAGCAGCTTCAAGTATGGGGTGAACGCAACAGCATTCCGGTAATAGCTCAACATACAGGTGCTGATAGTGCATCGGTAGTATTTGATGCTTTTCAAGCTGCAAAAGCACGTAATGTCGATGTGTTAATTGCTGATACAGCAGGGCGCTTGCAAAATAAAGATAACTTAATGCAAGAGCTTGAAAAAATAGCCCGTGTAATGAAAAAAGTAGACCCTGATGCACCTCATGAAGTGATGCTGACTATTGATGCTGGTACAGGCCAAAATGCAATTAGCCAAGTAAACTTATTTAATCAATGTGTAGGTTTAACAGGTATCACATTATCAAAGCTTGATGGTACTGCTAAAGGTGGGGTTATTTTTGCCGTTGCCGATAAGTTTAATATTCCTATTCGTTACATTGGCGTAGGTGAAAGTATTGATGATTTACGTACCTTCAAGAGCGATGACTTTATTGACGCGCTATTTAGTCAAGATGAGGACGACGCTTAA
- the rsmD gene encoding 16S rRNA (guanine(966)-N(2))-methyltransferase RsmD — protein sequence MRKKNTQNNTTHKSADGFIRIISGQFRGRKLPVKDVQGLRPTTDRIKETVFNWLMHDTRDARTLDCFAGSGGLGFEALSRFAKNTTFLELDALAAKQLTQNVTTLNAQNAQVLNTNTLTFLESKNTSEAFNLVFIDPPFRKNLAQSCCDLLENNQWLDPDALIYVEVETELSSFKAPSNWLLIKEKKAGQVFCRLYQRYIN from the coding sequence ATGAGAAAAAAAAACACACAAAATAACACCACCCATAAATCAGCCGATGGCTTTATTAGAATCATTAGCGGCCAATTTCGCGGTCGTAAACTGCCAGTAAAAGACGTTCAAGGCTTGCGCCCTACAACCGACAGAATAAAAGAAACGGTATTCAATTGGTTAATGCACGACACCCGCGATGCGCGCACTCTCGATTGCTTTGCCGGCTCTGGTGGTTTAGGATTTGAAGCGCTATCTCGCTTTGCTAAAAACACCACATTTTTAGAGCTTGATGCGTTAGCAGCAAAACAGCTAACGCAAAATGTTACCACCCTTAATGCGCAAAATGCACAGGTACTCAATACTAATACCCTGACCTTTCTTGAAAGCAAAAACACCAGTGAGGCATTTAATTTAGTTTTTATTGACCCGCCATTTCGCAAAAATTTAGCCCAATCATGCTGTGATTTATTAGAAAATAATCAATGGCTCGACCCTGACGCACTGATATACGTTGAGGTAGAAACGGAGTTAAGCTCGTTTAAAGCACCTAGTAACTGGTTGTTAATAAAAGAGAAAAAAGCTGGGCAAGTTTTTTGCAGGCTATACCAACGGTATATAAATTAA
- the rpsU gene encoding 30S ribosomal protein S21, with protein sequence MPVIKVRENEPFDVALRRFKRSCEKAGILSEVRRREHYEKPTAERKRKKAAAVKRHMKKLSRDNARRVKLY encoded by the coding sequence ATGCCAGTAATTAAAGTAAGAGAGAACGAACCGTTTGACGTAGCACTTCGTCGCTTCAAGCGTTCATGTGAAAAAGCAGGTATCCTTTCAGAAGTTCGTCGTCGCGAGCACTATGAAAAACCAACAGCTGAGCGTAAGCGTAAAAAAGCAGCTGCTGTTAAACGTCACATGAAAAAACTTTCTCGTGATAACGCTCGTCGCGTTAAATTATACTAA
- a CDS encoding GatB/YqeY domain-containing protein — MSLLITLKDAQKDAMRAKDKQRLNPIRMVLAAIKQREIDEQITLDDADITSVIVKLVKQRRDSYTQYKDAGRDDLAEIEANEITALEAFLPQQLSEEEIIALIDAAIADTNAAGMQDMGKVMGIIKSKAEGRADMGKISGLIKQRLTA; from the coding sequence ATGAGCCTTTTAATAACGCTAAAAGATGCGCAAAAAGATGCGATGAGAGCTAAAGACAAACAACGTCTTAATCCTATTCGCATGGTACTTGCTGCAATCAAGCAACGTGAAATTGACGAGCAAATAACACTAGACGACGCAGATATTACCTCCGTTATAGTGAAGCTTGTTAAACAACGTCGCGACTCTTACACTCAGTACAAAGATGCTGGGCGTGATGATTTAGCTGAAATTGAAGCCAATGAGATTACAGCACTTGAAGCTTTTTTACCTCAACAATTGAGTGAAGAAGAAATCATTGCTCTCATTGACGCGGCTATTGCTGATACTAACGCAGCAGGTATGCAAGACATGGGTAAAGTAATGGGTATAATCAAAAGCAAAGCCGAAGGTCGTGCCGATATGGGCAAAATCTCAGGTTTAATTAAGCAACGATTAACTGCCTAA
- the dnaG gene encoding DNA primase: MAGKIPRNFIDDLLARTDIVDLIDSKVGLKKAGKDYQACCPFHNEKSPSFTVSQDKQFYHCFGCGANGNAISFVMEYDKLEFVDAIEELASLLNLDVPREQGSSNGPERTAAQKRSDYDLMLHAARFYQHQLKHHSNSETVIDYVKGRGLSGATVKKFMMGYAPSEWEGLCQQLGRNQEQKEQLVELKLASEKTPGKQFDFFRDRLMFPIRDKRGRVIAFGGRVMQADQGPKYLNSPETRIFHKGFELYGLYEAKQAHKKLDHILIVEGYMDVVALAEQGIEYAVAALGTATTSEHMHTLFRTTDKVICCYDGDRAGKDAAWRALENALPYLNDGKALHFVFLPDGEDPDSLVQQEGKEAFEQRLENADDFTKVLFNKLSKEIDLTLDSGKAKLLSAALPLIEKIPSEFYQENILEQLGRLIGRTREQLNNHLKTPKQQQAIERKFKITPMRQAIGILVQHPNLAKSVPYLPDLAQMNIAGIGLLLRLQHQALQKDGITTAQILESFRDTDDYEPLTKLATWQHQINEERLETVFQNTFKFIEDQCLNYRLETLLIKDKTQGLNSDERLECHLLMTALKATNS; this comes from the coding sequence ATGGCTGGAAAGATCCCACGCAACTTTATCGATGATTTATTGGCACGAACCGATATTGTCGACCTGATTGACTCAAAGGTAGGGTTGAAAAAAGCGGGCAAAGACTATCAAGCTTGCTGTCCTTTTCACAATGAAAAATCGCCTTCGTTTACTGTATCGCAAGATAAACAGTTTTATCATTGCTTTGGCTGTGGCGCTAACGGCAATGCTATTTCTTTTGTTATGGAATATGACAAACTTGAGTTTGTTGATGCAATTGAAGAGCTAGCCAGTTTACTTAACCTAGATGTTCCTCGCGAACAAGGAAGTAGTAATGGCCCAGAACGCACCGCAGCACAAAAACGTTCAGACTACGATTTAATGCTCCATGCAGCGCGTTTTTATCAACACCAGTTAAAACATCATAGTAATTCTGAAACAGTAATAGACTATGTAAAAGGTCGCGGCTTAAGCGGCGCAACAGTTAAAAAGTTTATGATGGGCTATGCGCCCAGCGAATGGGAAGGCCTCTGCCAACAGCTTGGACGTAATCAAGAACAAAAAGAGCAATTAGTTGAGCTGAAGCTCGCATCTGAAAAAACGCCAGGTAAGCAATTCGATTTTTTCCGTGATCGTTTAATGTTTCCTATTCGTGATAAACGCGGTCGCGTAATTGCTTTTGGTGGCCGTGTAATGCAAGCAGATCAGGGGCCAAAATATTTAAACTCTCCTGAAACACGAATATTCCACAAAGGCTTTGAACTTTATGGCCTTTATGAAGCAAAACAAGCACACAAAAAACTCGATCATATACTTATAGTCGAAGGTTATATGGACGTCGTTGCGCTGGCTGAACAAGGAATAGAATACGCAGTTGCCGCACTCGGCACAGCGACAACCAGCGAGCATATGCACACCTTATTTAGAACCACTGACAAAGTTATTTGTTGCTACGACGGTGACCGTGCAGGTAAAGATGCCGCGTGGCGTGCACTGGAAAATGCACTTCCTTACTTAAACGATGGCAAAGCACTGCATTTTGTATTTTTACCCGATGGTGAAGACCCTGATTCACTCGTTCAACAAGAAGGTAAAGAGGCTTTTGAGCAGCGCCTAGAAAACGCCGATGACTTCACTAAAGTGCTGTTTAATAAACTAAGTAAAGAGATTGATTTAACGCTCGATTCCGGTAAGGCTAAGTTACTCAGTGCAGCACTGCCATTAATTGAAAAAATCCCAAGTGAGTTCTATCAAGAAAATATCTTGGAGCAACTTGGCAGATTAATTGGTCGCACCCGTGAGCAACTCAATAATCACTTAAAAACACCAAAACAGCAGCAGGCAATTGAACGTAAATTTAAAATTACACCGATGCGCCAAGCGATAGGCATTTTAGTTCAGCACCCTAATTTGGCAAAAAGCGTGCCCTACTTGCCTGATTTAGCACAAATGAATATTGCAGGAATCGGCTTGTTATTACGCCTACAACATCAAGCGTTACAAAAAGATGGTATTACCACTGCACAAATTCTCGAATCATTTAGAGACACTGATGACTATGAGCCACTAACTAAGTTGGCTACATGGCAACATCAAATAAATGAAGAGCGTTTAGAGACTGTTTTTCAAAATACTTTTAAATTTATTGAAGATCAGTGTTTAAATTATCGACTAGAGACCCTATTAATAAAAGACAAGACACAGGGCTTAAATAGCGATGAACGACTAGAATGTCATTTGCTAATGACAGCGTTAAAAGCAACGAACAGCTAG
- the rpoD gene encoding RNA polymerase sigma factor RpoD, which translates to MDPTPQSQLKLLIQKGKEQGYLTFAEVNDHLPQDIIDSDQVEDIISMINDMGIKVSENAPDADELMMQETTTDEDAAEAAAAALATVEKEIGRTTDPVRMYMREMGTVELLTREGEIVIAKRIEEGINQVQISVAEYPEAITYLLEQWDKFEAEEMRLSDIISGFFDPDADEAPPIAATNIGSELSEKQLDDSDDDDDSDDEDEEEVDTGPDPEEARIHFENLRDLYTKARETFDKKGRSHPESQAAILEIGELFRTFKLVPKQFDRMVNNMREMMDRVRVQERLIMKHAVQVSKLPKKTFVKHFANNETDTAWLDIEIAANEKHSAKLEEVKPEILRCISKLSSMEESTGLSIERIKDINRRMSIGEAKARRAKKEMVEANLRLVISIAKKYTNRGLQFLDLIQEGNIGLMKAVDKFEYRRGYKFSTYATWWIRQAITRSIADQARTIRIPVHMIETINKLNRISRQMLQEMGREPNPEELAERMMMPEDKIRKVLKIAKEPISMETPIGDDEDSHLGDFIEDTTIDSPIDSATMESLRGATNDVLAGLTAREAKVLRMRFGIDMNTDHTLEEVGKQFDVTRERIRQIEAKALRKLRHPSRSDLLKSFLDAK; encoded by the coding sequence ATGGATCCAACTCCTCAGTCACAATTAAAACTTCTGATTCAAAAAGGTAAAGAGCAAGGTTATTTAACTTTTGCAGAAGTTAATGATCACCTTCCACAAGATATTATCGACTCAGATCAAGTAGAAGATATCATTAGCATGATTAATGACATGGGTATCAAGGTTAGCGAAAACGCGCCTGATGCTGATGAATTAATGATGCAAGAAACCACGACAGACGAAGACGCAGCGGAAGCTGCCGCTGCAGCCCTTGCTACTGTAGAAAAAGAAATCGGCCGTACAACAGACCCTGTTCGCATGTATATGCGTGAAATGGGTACTGTTGAACTTCTTACCCGTGAAGGCGAAATTGTTATCGCTAAACGTATTGAAGAAGGCATTAACCAAGTACAGATTTCGGTTGCTGAATACCCAGAAGCGATCACTTACCTACTTGAACAGTGGGATAAATTTGAAGCAGAAGAGATGCGCCTTAGCGACATTATCTCTGGCTTTTTCGATCCTGATGCAGACGAAGCACCACCAATTGCTGCCACTAACATTGGTTCTGAATTAAGCGAAAAACAGCTTGATGACAGCGACGATGATGATGACAGCGATGATGAAGACGAAGAAGAAGTAGATACAGGTCCAGATCCTGAAGAAGCGCGCATCCATTTCGAAAACTTACGTGATTTATACACTAAAGCACGTGAAACATTCGATAAGAAAGGTCGCTCTCATCCAGAATCTCAAGCCGCTATTTTAGAAATTGGTGAGTTGTTCAGAACCTTTAAACTTGTGCCTAAACAATTTGACCGCATGGTTAATAACATGCGTGAAATGATGGACCGAGTTCGCGTTCAAGAACGTCTTATCATGAAGCATGCAGTACAAGTTTCAAAGCTTCCAAAGAAAACCTTTGTTAAGCACTTTGCAAACAACGAAACTGACACAGCATGGCTTGATATTGAAATTGCAGCTAACGAAAAGCATTCAGCTAAACTTGAAGAAGTGAAGCCTGAAATACTTCGCTGTATTAGCAAACTTTCTTCAATGGAAGAAAGCACTGGCTTAAGCATTGAACGTATTAAAGATATAAACCGTCGCATGAGTATTGGTGAAGCGAAAGCGCGCCGTGCTAAAAAAGAGATGGTAGAAGCGAACTTACGTCTGGTAATTTCAATCGCTAAAAAATACACCAACCGTGGCTTACAGTTCTTGGATTTAATTCAAGAAGGTAATATTGGTTTGATGAAAGCGGTTGATAAGTTTGAATACCGTCGTGGTTATAAGTTCTCTACTTATGCTACGTGGTGGATTCGCCAAGCAATTACTCGCTCTATTGCTGACCAAGCAAGAACGATCCGTATTCCAGTACATATGATTGAAACGATCAATAAATTGAACCGTATTTCACGTCAAATGTTACAAGAAATGGGTCGTGAGCCAAATCCAGAAGAATTAGCTGAACGCATGATGATGCCTGAGGATAAAATCCGTAAGGTACTTAAGATTGCAAAAGAGCCAATTTCAATGGAAACACCAATTGGTGATGATGAAGATTCGCACTTAGGCGACTTCATTGAAGATACTACTATTGATTCGCCTATCGATTCGGCAACAATGGAGTCTCTTCGTGGCGCAACTAACGATGTGCTCGCTGGCTTAACTGCCCGTGAAGCGAAAGTACTACGTATGCGTTTTGGTATTGATATGAATACCGACCACACGTTAGAAGAAGTAGGTAAGCAGTTTGATGTAACACGTGAGCGTATTCGTCAAATTGAAGCGAAGGCACTACGTAAATTACGTCACCCTTCTCGCTCTGATTTACTGAAAAGCTTTTTAGACGCTAAATAA